The Streptomyces aurantiacus genome includes a region encoding these proteins:
- a CDS encoding anhydro-N-acetylmuramic acid kinase, whose translation MRVIGLMSGTSYDAIDAAAADLRLDGETLVLRPLGTVSRPYGPGLREALAAALPPAATTFAQVCRLDTLIGQAFARAAVRAQRELCGERGELVASHGQTVFHWAVGGEVRGTLQIGRPAWIAEATGLPVVADFRPRDIAAGGQGAPLVSLVDLLWLRGRPGTPVALNLGGIANLTAPDGTAFDTGPAGALTDAAVRRFTGRDFDTDGTLAARGTVHEPLLRRLLDEPYYVRPAPKTTGKELFHEGYLLAALADFATVPQEDVVATLTRLTARTVADAVRSVRATEVIASGGGTRNPVLMAMLGAELPGVPLRASDALGLPAAAKEAYAFAVLGFLTLHGLVGTDPRSTGARHASVLGSLTPGRGGFPPLPRGAEQPVRLVIE comes from the coding sequence ATGCGGGTGATCGGTCTGATGTCCGGCACGTCGTACGACGCGATCGACGCGGCGGCGGCCGATCTGCGGCTCGACGGGGAGACCCTGGTGCTGCGGCCGCTCGGGACGGTCAGCCGGCCGTACGGGCCGGGACTGCGTGAGGCACTCGCGGCGGCGCTGCCCCCGGCGGCCACGACCTTCGCCCAGGTGTGCCGGCTGGACACGCTCATCGGGCAGGCCTTCGCCCGGGCCGCGGTCCGCGCCCAGCGCGAACTGTGCGGCGAGCGGGGCGAACTGGTCGCGTCGCACGGCCAGACCGTCTTCCACTGGGCGGTCGGGGGAGAAGTGCGCGGCACCCTTCAGATCGGACGGCCCGCCTGGATCGCGGAGGCGACCGGACTGCCCGTGGTCGCCGACTTCCGGCCGCGCGACATCGCCGCGGGGGGCCAGGGGGCGCCGCTGGTGAGCCTGGTCGACCTCCTGTGGCTGCGCGGAAGACCGGGCACACCGGTCGCGCTGAACCTCGGCGGCATCGCCAACCTCACCGCGCCCGACGGCACCGCCTTCGACACGGGACCCGCGGGCGCGCTCACGGACGCCGCCGTACGCCGATTCACCGGCCGCGACTTCGACACCGACGGCACCCTGGCCGCTCGCGGGACCGTGCACGAGCCGCTGCTGCGGCGCCTGCTCGACGAGCCGTACTACGTGCGGCCCGCGCCCAAGACGACAGGTAAGGAACTGTTCCACGAGGGCTATCTGCTCGCGGCGCTGGCGGACTTCGCCACCGTGCCGCAGGAGGACGTGGTCGCGACGCTCACGCGGCTCACCGCGCGGACGGTGGCGGACGCCGTCCGTTCCGTGCGCGCCACGGAGGTGATCGCCTCGGGCGGCGGGACACGCAATCCCGTGCTCATGGCGATGCTGGGCGCGGAGCTGCCGGGAGTGCCGCTCCGCGCCTCCGACGCCCTCGGTCTGCCGGCCGCGGCCAAGGAGGCGTACGCCTTCGCCGTCCTCGGCTTCCTGACACTGCACGGGCTCGTGGGCACCGACCCGCGGAGCACCGGCGCCCGGCACGCCAGCGTGCTCGGTTCGCTCACGCCGGGGCGCGGCGGCTTCCCGCCGCTGCCCCGGGGCGCGGAACAACCGGTACGCCTCGTGATCGAGTGA
- a CDS encoding ATP-binding protein: protein MTEARPGTAASAPLWERDAELAAVAEAVDALCAGSAAGSLLVFTGEAGIGKTALLGQVRAVAEGRCTVWSARGGETITSVPFNVVRQLLQPALIALMPDEAREYFGDWYDIAGPALGIAEPGARQADPQGVCDGLVAAVRRLARREWPLVLLIDDAHWADQESLHWLAAFAERLDDLPVLVVVARRPGDATGDSARHLDAIGALAHPMPALRALTPDATAGLTRATLGAHADAPFCREVWAVTGGNPYESVELLAKVQDSELDPVEDSAAQLRALNRSARGRGLVDRLEGLGVDATKFAWAAAILGTQISLELAAELAGMQRDEAERCAARLSVARILTEADRTSGQAADRDLEFVHPLIATAVYRSIPDALRTAMHGVAASVVTASGLGAAAASRHLLEVHPDDDPELVEQLREAAREHLAVGAPDAARRCLERALLEPPLPEVHARVLYELGCATLLTSPATTIGYLRQALTVHGLEEELRVDAVCRLSSALVHNDQLEEAVATVDAEADRLEPGPARMRLQAVHYMWEGIHAGEEDAPGRSRRLARLVEPLTGRDNSERALLILRAFDAMTRGENAEEVAELCDRSLVNGRLAPGLGWTDTEWSFELLMMLGISYTYADRLDRAESLFTEARRTYESAGWSGGHLALAHAFGGYVLRRRGRLKEADESLREALRLADRVGRGLPMHWSAACMLIDTLLARGRVGEAEEIAERYAFEPPHPSTIVLPDTHSIRGRLLIATGRVEEGVNELETAEKLSEARGGHNTVMAPWAGDLARTLAVQDPRRAAEVAADARVQAERFGTDTAIGEALRCAAALETGQRSVTLYAQAVTYLEASPCAYEHAAARVEYGIASRSVTEINRGLTLARSCGADGLVARAREALDPGRVAR from the coding sequence ATGACGGAGGCACGGCCGGGTACGGCCGCCTCGGCACCCCTCTGGGAGCGCGACGCGGAACTCGCCGCGGTCGCGGAGGCCGTCGACGCCCTGTGCGCCGGCTCCGCGGCGGGCAGCCTGCTGGTGTTCACCGGTGAGGCGGGCATCGGCAAGACCGCCCTGCTCGGCCAGGTCCGCGCCGTCGCGGAAGGCCGCTGCACGGTTTGGTCGGCCCGCGGCGGCGAGACGATCACGTCCGTCCCCTTCAACGTCGTACGGCAGTTGCTCCAGCCCGCGCTCATCGCGCTGATGCCCGACGAGGCCCGCGAGTACTTCGGCGACTGGTACGACATCGCGGGACCCGCGCTCGGGATCGCGGAGCCGGGCGCGCGCCAGGCCGACCCGCAGGGCGTGTGCGACGGCCTGGTGGCCGCCGTGCGCAGACTCGCCCGCCGCGAGTGGCCGCTGGTGCTCCTCATCGACGACGCCCACTGGGCCGACCAGGAGAGCCTCCACTGGCTGGCGGCCTTCGCCGAGCGCCTCGACGACCTGCCCGTCCTCGTCGTGGTCGCCCGGCGCCCCGGGGACGCCACCGGCGACAGCGCCCGCCACCTCGACGCGATCGGCGCGCTGGCCCACCCCATGCCCGCCCTGCGCGCCCTGACTCCGGACGCCACGGCCGGACTCACCCGCGCCACGCTCGGCGCGCACGCCGATGCCCCGTTCTGCCGGGAGGTGTGGGCGGTCACCGGCGGCAACCCCTACGAGAGCGTGGAACTCCTCGCCAAGGTCCAGGACAGCGAACTCGACCCCGTCGAGGACTCGGCCGCACAACTGCGCGCCCTGAACCGCTCGGCGCGCGGCCGCGGACTGGTCGACCGGCTGGAGGGACTCGGCGTCGACGCCACGAAGTTCGCCTGGGCGGCCGCCATTCTCGGCACGCAGATCTCCCTGGAACTGGCGGCCGAACTCGCCGGAATGCAGCGGGACGAGGCGGAGCGCTGTGCGGCACGGCTGAGCGTGGCCCGCATCCTCACCGAGGCCGACCGGACGTCCGGCCAAGCGGCCGACCGCGACCTGGAGTTCGTCCATCCGCTCATCGCCACCGCCGTCTACCGCTCGATCCCGGACGCGCTGCGCACCGCGATGCACGGCGTGGCCGCCTCCGTCGTCACCGCGTCGGGGCTCGGCGCCGCCGCGGCCTCCCGCCATCTGCTGGAGGTCCATCCGGACGACGACCCCGAACTCGTCGAGCAGCTGCGCGAGGCGGCCCGCGAGCATCTCGCCGTCGGCGCCCCGGACGCGGCCCGCCGCTGTCTGGAGCGCGCCCTGCTGGAACCGCCGCTTCCCGAGGTCCACGCGCGCGTGCTCTACGAACTGGGCTGCGCCACGCTCCTCACCTCGCCCGCGACCACGATCGGGTACCTGCGGCAGGCCCTCACGGTGCACGGTCTGGAGGAGGAGCTCCGGGTCGACGCGGTGTGCCGGCTCTCCTCGGCGCTCGTCCACAACGACCAGCTCGAGGAGGCCGTGGCCACGGTCGACGCGGAGGCCGACCGGCTGGAGCCGGGCCCCGCCCGGATGCGACTGCAGGCCGTGCACTACATGTGGGAGGGCATCCACGCCGGCGAGGAGGACGCGCCCGGCCGCTCCCGGCGTCTGGCCCGGCTCGTCGAGCCGCTCACCGGCCGCGACAACTCCGAGCGCGCCCTGCTCATCCTGCGCGCCTTCGACGCGATGACCCGCGGGGAGAACGCCGAGGAGGTCGCCGAGCTCTGCGACCGTTCACTCGTCAACGGCAGGCTCGCGCCGGGCCTCGGCTGGACCGACACCGAGTGGAGCTTCGAGCTCCTCATGATGCTCGGCATCTCGTACACCTACGCGGACCGCCTCGACCGCGCCGAGAGCCTCTTCACGGAAGCCCGGCGGACGTACGAGTCCGCCGGGTGGAGCGGCGGCCATCTGGCCCTCGCGCACGCCTTCGGCGGGTACGTGCTCCGCAGACGGGGCCGCCTCAAGGAGGCCGACGAATCCCTGCGCGAGGCCCTGCGCCTCGCGGACCGGGTGGGCCGCGGACTGCCCATGCACTGGTCCGCCGCGTGCATGCTCATCGACACCCTGCTCGCCCGCGGCCGGGTCGGCGAGGCCGAGGAGATCGCCGAGCGGTACGCCTTCGAGCCGCCCCACCCGTCCACGATCGTCCTGCCGGACACCCACTCGATAAGGGGCCGCCTGCTCATCGCCACCGGCCGCGTCGAGGAAGGCGTGAACGAGCTGGAGACCGCCGAGAAGCTGTCCGAGGCCCGCGGCGGGCACAACACGGTGATGGCGCCCTGGGCGGGAGACCTCGCCCGGACCCTCGCCGTCCAGGACCCGCGTCGCGCCGCGGAGGTGGCCGCCGACGCCCGCGTCCAGGCCGAGCGCTTCGGCACCGACACGGCCATCGGCGAAGCCCTGCGGTGCGCCGCCGCCCTGGAGACCGGCCAGCGCTCGGTCACGCTCTACGCCCAGGCCGTCACGTACCTCGAAGCGTCGCCCTGTGCCTACGAACACGCCGCGGCCCGCGTCGAGTACGGCATCGCGTCCCGCTCCGTCACGGAGATCAACCGCGGTCTGACCCTGGCGCGTTCCTGCGGTGCGGACGGCCTGGTGGCACGGGCCCGCGAGGCACTGGACCCGGGACGCGTCGCCCGCTGA
- a CDS encoding DMT family transporter, giving the protein MSATLVAVVLSLFSAVAYAAAAVAQERLASRTAGAGVLRLLGRGAWWWSVGLNAGAALLHVAALKYGTLTLVQPLGALTLVAAVPLGARMAGRRVTAVEWRGTALTLAGLCAVLVTASGPAPDDVLSVPQALAVAGVTATLIGALSRPGTRPGLRHATASGFASGVASALTQTVTVAATDRTGPLFSGQVVVVALLVAAFAAGGLLLSQTAYKGGLGAPLAVVTLANPIAAAVIGLSLLGERLQGGVAGLLLAGAGAAVAARGVVTLSRAAPKPAAAPSPPSPSADAPEEEHPVAAVLALEPGSAAYEPSLLPRQPKPGHLTPL; this is encoded by the coding sequence ATGAGCGCCACCCTCGTCGCCGTCGTCCTGTCGCTGTTCTCCGCCGTCGCGTACGCGGCCGCCGCGGTGGCCCAGGAACGGCTGGCCTCGCGGACCGCCGGCGCCGGAGTACTGCGCCTGCTGGGCCGCGGTGCCTGGTGGTGGTCGGTCGGTCTCAACGCCGGGGCCGCGCTGCTGCACGTCGCCGCGCTCAAGTACGGAACGCTCACGCTCGTCCAGCCGCTCGGCGCGCTCACCCTGGTGGCCGCGGTTCCGCTGGGCGCGCGGATGGCGGGACGGCGGGTGACCGCCGTCGAGTGGCGCGGTACGGCACTGACACTGGCCGGGCTCTGCGCAGTACTCGTCACGGCGTCCGGGCCCGCCCCCGACGACGTGCTGAGCGTTCCGCAGGCGCTTGCCGTGGCGGGCGTCACCGCGACTCTCATCGGCGCGCTTTCCCGGCCCGGCACGCGCCCCGGGCTCCGGCACGCGACCGCGTCCGGTTTCGCCTCGGGCGTCGCGTCGGCGCTCACGCAGACCGTCACGGTCGCGGCGACGGACCGCACGGGCCCACTGTTCAGCGGGCAGGTGGTCGTGGTGGCCCTGCTGGTCGCGGCCTTCGCGGCGGGCGGGCTGCTGCTGTCGCAGACCGCGTACAAGGGCGGCCTGGGGGCCCCGCTCGCGGTCGTGACGCTGGCCAATCCGATCGCCGCCGCGGTGATCGGTCTCTCGCTGCTCGGCGAACGGCTGCAGGGCGGAGTGGCGGGACTGCTGCTCGCGGGGGCCGGGGCGGCGGTCGCGGCCCGGGGCGTGGTGACACTGTCGCGTGCCGCACCGAAACCGGCTGCCGCGCCCTCACCGCCGAGCCCTTCGGCGGACGCCCCGGAGGAGGAGCATCCGGTGGCCGCGGTCCTCGCGCTGGAGCCCGGATCGGCCGCGTACGAGCCCTCGTTGCTGCCGCGGCAGCCGAAGCCGGGGCATCTCACCCCGCTGTAG
- a CDS encoding MFS transporter — protein sequence MGAPAHGSDLRTDRPERSRRALVAGSVGNFIEWYEFGVYGYFATVIAARFFTPEGGSEAEALVRTYASFALAFFFRPVGAALFGRLGDRVGRRPVLVLVIVLMTAATTLIGVLPTYDTVGPLAPWLLTLLRVVQGLSAGGEFGGAVSVMTEFAPPGRRGLYGSWQSFTVALGLLGGAGAAALLATLLTEAQLNSWGWRLPFLLTLPLGLGALWLRLRLDETPSFQALREELRPERPPGREVAKAIALGAGRVMGWAAAGYTFLVVLPSYLQSSLNASFQQALVATVLANLGFAVTIIPAGLLSDRVGRRPVMLTGALLVTVLAVPLLNLLQDAGTSAASKSAAVFAAGAIVGLMAGPGPAMLSEMFPTSVRYTGLGLAYALSNAVFSGCAGLIITESVRRTGSVDIPAYYAAVTCAVSALALLTPRKKRAHDES from the coding sequence ATGGGCGCCCCGGCGCACGGCTCCGACCTGCGGACCGACAGGCCGGAGCGTTCCCGAAGGGCGCTGGTCGCGGGGTCGGTGGGCAATTTCATCGAGTGGTACGAGTTCGGTGTCTACGGATACTTCGCGACGGTCATCGCCGCCAGGTTCTTCACCCCGGAGGGCGGCAGCGAGGCCGAGGCCCTGGTCAGGACGTACGCGTCGTTCGCGCTCGCGTTCTTCTTCCGGCCCGTGGGCGCCGCACTGTTCGGGCGGCTCGGCGACCGGGTCGGGCGCCGTCCCGTGCTCGTCCTGGTCATCGTCCTCATGACGGCCGCGACGACCCTGATCGGCGTGCTGCCCACGTACGACACGGTGGGCCCCCTCGCGCCCTGGCTGCTCACCCTTCTCCGGGTGGTCCAAGGCCTGTCCGCGGGAGGGGAGTTCGGCGGGGCGGTGTCGGTGATGACGGAGTTCGCGCCACCGGGCAGGCGAGGGCTGTACGGGTCGTGGCAGTCGTTCACGGTGGCGCTGGGGCTGCTGGGCGGGGCGGGCGCGGCGGCCCTGCTGGCGACCCTGCTCACCGAGGCGCAGTTGAACTCCTGGGGCTGGCGACTGCCGTTCCTGCTGACGCTGCCGCTGGGGCTCGGGGCCCTGTGGCTTCGGCTGCGCCTCGACGAGACGCCGTCGTTCCAGGCCCTCCGGGAGGAACTGCGGCCCGAACGGCCCCCGGGTCGCGAGGTGGCGAAGGCGATCGCGCTCGGGGCGGGGCGCGTCATGGGCTGGGCCGCCGCCGGCTACACGTTCCTCGTCGTGCTCCCCTCGTACCTGCAGAGCTCTTTGAACGCCTCGTTCCAGCAGGCGCTGGTCGCCACCGTCCTCGCCAACCTGGGCTTCGCGGTCACGATCATCCCGGCGGGGCTGCTCAGCGACCGGGTCGGGCGGCGGCCGGTGATGCTGACGGGGGCGCTGCTGGTCACCGTGCTCGCGGTCCCGCTGCTCAACCTCCTCCAGGACGCGGGCACTTCGGCCGCGTCGAAGAGCGCGGCCGTCTTCGCCGCGGGGGCGATCGTCGGCCTGATGGCGGGGCCGGGCCCCGCGATGCTCTCGGAGATGTTCCCGACGAGCGTGCGCTACACGGGCCTGGGACTCGCCTACGCCCTGTCCAATGCCGTGTTCTCGGGCTGTGCGGGCCTCATCATCACGGAGTCGGTCAGGCGGACGGGAAGCGTGGACATTCCGGCGTACTACGCGGCGGTCACGTGCGCCGTGAGCGCGCTCGCGCTGCTGACGCCGCGCAAGAAGCGGGCGCACGACGAGAGCTGA
- a CDS encoding phosphatase PAP2 family protein, producing MERPTEPAQKGSAAIPRPPLVRELLLVAGLFLVYKLGRQLATGHTAEAFGNAHRVWDLERFVHLPGEDSVQSAMLHGDTLVHVVNTYYATVHFPATAAFLVWTYLRRPGHYVWARRVLAAVTAAALVVHLTFPLAPPRMLAATGLVDTGQVFGPTVYGASPETDSLSNQFAAMPSLHFGWALMVAIGLIVATRSRWRWLWLLHPLVTLLVIVGTANHYWLDAIVAAALLGIALAVVRPPRRTAPTTGSERGREDAGDSVPKTPDGQHGPGVPEAPELVGAGR from the coding sequence ATGGAACGCCCAACCGAGCCTGCACAGAAGGGATCCGCCGCGATACCGCGGCCGCCCCTCGTCCGGGAGCTCCTGCTCGTCGCGGGACTCTTCCTCGTCTACAAACTCGGCCGGCAGCTGGCCACGGGCCACACCGCCGAGGCCTTCGGCAACGCGCACCGCGTGTGGGACCTGGAACGGTTCGTGCACCTGCCCGGTGAGGACTCCGTGCAGTCCGCGATGCTGCACGGCGACACCCTCGTGCACGTCGTCAACACCTATTACGCGACCGTGCACTTCCCCGCCACCGCGGCCTTCCTGGTCTGGACGTACCTGCGGCGGCCCGGGCACTACGTGTGGGCCCGCCGGGTCCTCGCCGCGGTCACGGCCGCCGCCCTGGTGGTGCATCTCACGTTCCCGCTGGCCCCGCCGCGGATGCTCGCCGCGACGGGCCTCGTGGACACCGGTCAGGTCTTCGGGCCCACGGTGTACGGCGCCTCCCCCGAGACCGATTCCCTGTCGAACCAGTTCGCGGCGATGCCGTCGCTGCACTTCGGCTGGGCCCTGATGGTCGCGATCGGTCTGATCGTCGCCACCCGCTCCAGGTGGCGGTGGCTGTGGCTGCTGCATCCGCTGGTGACCCTGCTGGTGATCGTCGGCACGGCGAACCACTACTGGCTCGACGCGATCGTGGCGGCCGCCCTCCTCGGCATCGCTCTCGCCGTGGTCCGTCCGCCGCGCCGGACGGCGCCGACCACCGGGTCCGAGCGGGGTCGCGAGGACGCCGGTGACTCCGTACCGAAGACGCCGGACGGACAGCACGGACCCGGCGTACCGGAGGCACCCGAGCTCGTGGGAGCCGGACGATGA
- a CDS encoding DUF2510 domain-containing protein — protein sequence MTQATPPGWYPDPGQTSDGPATQRWWDGRTWTDQTRPAESAATWGPPAYPPGAPHAGANPGGPRRAARTAIAVAVAVAVLAGIGGGVYALTSDDGSPGSDRSNARPAPTLPDGPQGQDGGGQGGPGGPDGGESGIPQPRQTEEGFAADPVNGISLPVPDGWSGETIQVGAQVTSKDSYKCPGDASATCTRGGAYSAPAIALKIKATTAEAAAKEDIAKNAEESYGGKSYGKITSHDELSSKAVTVAGQKGYAVRWKVVTSKGADGYVESLVFPAPAAAKQLVVVRFGLDVGADAPKQSVIDDITKGIKESGVGGNGQNV from the coding sequence ATGACGCAGGCGACTCCCCCCGGCTGGTATCCCGACCCCGGGCAGACAAGTGACGGTCCCGCAACGCAGCGCTGGTGGGACGGCAGGACATGGACGGACCAGACCCGCCCCGCGGAGTCCGCCGCGACATGGGGGCCCCCGGCGTACCCGCCGGGCGCACCGCATGCGGGCGCGAACCCAGGCGGGCCCCGGCGCGCGGCGCGCACGGCGATAGCCGTCGCCGTCGCCGTGGCGGTCCTCGCGGGCATCGGCGGCGGCGTGTACGCGCTGACCTCGGACGACGGTTCGCCCGGCAGCGACCGGAGCAACGCCCGGCCGGCACCGACGCTGCCGGACGGCCCGCAGGGGCAGGACGGTGGCGGTCAGGGCGGTCCCGGCGGCCCGGACGGCGGCGAGAGCGGGATCCCGCAGCCGCGGCAGACCGAGGAGGGCTTCGCGGCCGATCCCGTCAACGGCATCAGCCTGCCGGTGCCCGACGGCTGGAGCGGCGAGACCATCCAGGTGGGCGCCCAGGTGACCTCCAAGGACTCCTACAAGTGCCCGGGTGACGCCTCGGCGACCTGCACACGCGGCGGCGCCTACTCCGCCCCGGCGATCGCGCTGAAGATCAAGGCCACCACCGCCGAGGCCGCCGCCAAGGAGGACATCGCCAAGAACGCGGAGGAGTCCTACGGCGGCAAGAGCTACGGCAAGATCACCTCGCACGACGAGTTGTCCTCGAAGGCGGTCACGGTGGCCGGCCAGAAGGGTTACGCGGTCCGCTGGAAGGTCGTCACGAGCAAGGGCGCCGACGGCTATGTCGAGTCGCTCGTCTTTCCTGCGCCGGCCGCCGCCAAGCAGCTCGTCGTCGTGCGCTTCGGCCTCGACGTCGGGGCCGACGCGCCCAAGCAGTCCGTGATCGACGACATCACCAAGGGCATCAAGGAGTCCGGCGTCGGCGGCAACGGCCAGAACGTCTAG
- a CDS encoding TetR/AcrR family transcriptional regulator, whose product MTSQAAEGPESVAASRRSKITPEREQEFFDAVLDQIRQCGYDALTMEGVAASTRCSKSTLYRQWRTKPQFVAAALRANHCPKFIGIDTGSLAGDLRAVARAAGERSDEDTRLLQALGQSVMQDDELQRALRDALVEPELDALRAMIGRAVERGEITADHPVLEFVPAQLLGMLRVRPILEGRPADADYLLRYVEVALLPALGLTEGT is encoded by the coding sequence ATGACGTCGCAGGCAGCGGAGGGACCCGAATCGGTCGCCGCCTCGCGCCGCTCCAAGATCACGCCGGAGCGTGAGCAGGAGTTCTTCGACGCCGTGCTCGACCAGATCCGCCAGTGCGGCTACGACGCGCTGACCATGGAGGGTGTCGCCGCCAGCACCCGGTGCAGCAAGTCCACGCTCTACCGGCAGTGGAGGACGAAGCCGCAGTTCGTGGCGGCCGCGCTGCGCGCCAACCACTGCCCCAAGTTCATCGGGATCGACACCGGTTCGCTGGCCGGCGACCTGCGCGCGGTCGCGCGCGCGGCGGGGGAGCGGTCGGACGAGGACACCCGGCTGCTGCAGGCGCTCGGGCAGTCCGTGATGCAGGACGACGAACTGCAGCGCGCCCTGCGCGACGCGCTGGTGGAACCGGAACTCGACGCGCTCCGGGCGATGATCGGGCGCGCGGTCGAGCGGGGCGAGATCACCGCCGACCACCCGGTGCTGGAGTTCGTGCCGGCGCAGCTGCTCGGCATGCTCCGCGTCCGCCCGATCCTGGAGGGGCGGCCCGCGGACGCCGACTATCTCCTGCGCTACGTCGAAGTGGCCCTGCTGCCCGCCCTCGGACTGACCGAGGGCACCTGA
- a CDS encoding phosphocholine-specific phospholipase C, which yields MTEVNRRRFLQLAGGTAAFTALSESIAKAAAIPAGYHRGTIEDVEHIVVLMQENRSFDHYFGALRGVRGFGDPHPVTLDNGKSVWHQSDGTKDLLPFHPEADDLGMQFLEGLPHSWPDGHAAYNGGKYDKWVPAKGPTTMAYLTREDIPFHYALADTFTVCDAYHCSFIGSTDPNRYYMWTGFTGNDGKGGGPVLGNDEVGYDWTTYPERLEKAGISWKVYQDIGNGLDAAGSWGWISDPYRGNYGDNSLLYFNKYRNAKAGDPLYDKARTGTDARKGEGFFDQLRADVKGGKLPQISWIAAPEAFSEHSNWPSNYGAWYISQVLEALTSDPKVWAKTALFITYDENDGFFDHVVPPLPPGSADRGRSTVDVGPDLFAGSATNVAGPYGLGPRVPMLVVSPWSKGGYVCSETLDHTSIVRFMERRFGVEEPNISPWRRAVCGDLTGAFDFSRKDSRPADLPDTDAYEPPDKDRHPDYRPTPPADPKLPRQERGLRPARPLRYAPWIDGSADPEAGKFTLTFASGRKAGASFHVTSGNRTDGPWTYTTEAGKSVADTWNSAYSNGSYDLTVHGPNGFVRVFKGPGKAAGPEVTARHDGDDIELTFTNKGSRTAGLKLSSGYGGRPRSFRVRPGATVRHTVDLRASRRWYDLTVVSDADGSFLRRFAGHVENGRVGVSDPAMART from the coding sequence ATGACCGAAGTGAATCGGCGCCGATTCCTGCAACTCGCAGGCGGCACAGCGGCGTTCACCGCGCTGTCGGAGAGTATCGCCAAGGCCGCGGCGATCCCCGCGGGATACCACCGCGGCACCATCGAGGACGTCGAGCACATCGTCGTCCTGATGCAGGAGAACCGTTCTTTCGACCACTACTTCGGTGCGCTCAGAGGTGTCCGCGGTTTCGGCGACCCGCACCCGGTCACGCTCGACAACGGCAAGTCGGTGTGGCACCAGTCGGACGGCACCAAGGACCTGCTGCCCTTCCACCCGGAGGCCGACGACCTCGGCATGCAGTTCCTGGAGGGACTCCCGCACAGCTGGCCCGACGGGCACGCCGCCTACAACGGGGGCAAGTACGACAAGTGGGTCCCCGCGAAGGGCCCCACGACCATGGCGTACCTGACGCGCGAGGACATCCCGTTCCACTACGCCCTCGCCGACACCTTCACCGTCTGCGACGCCTACCACTGCTCGTTCATCGGCTCCACCGACCCGAACCGCTACTACATGTGGACGGGCTTCACGGGCAACGACGGCAAGGGCGGCGGCCCGGTCCTCGGCAACGACGAGGTCGGCTACGACTGGACGACCTACCCCGAGCGGCTCGAGAAGGCCGGGATCTCCTGGAAGGTCTACCAGGACATCGGCAACGGCCTCGACGCGGCCGGCTCCTGGGGCTGGATCTCCGACCCGTACCGCGGCAACTACGGCGACAACTCGCTGCTCTACTTCAACAAGTACCGCAACGCCAAGGCGGGCGACCCGCTCTACGACAAGGCCCGCACCGGCACCGACGCCCGCAAGGGCGAGGGCTTCTTCGACCAGCTGCGCGCCGACGTCAAGGGCGGCAAGCTGCCGCAGATCTCCTGGATCGCCGCCCCCGAGGCCTTCTCCGAGCACTCCAACTGGCCCTCGAACTACGGTGCCTGGTACATCTCCCAGGTGCTGGAGGCGCTCACCTCCGACCCCAAGGTGTGGGCGAAGACGGCCCTGTTCATCACCTACGACGAGAACGACGGCTTCTTCGACCACGTCGTTCCGCCCCTCCCGCCGGGTTCCGCCGACCGCGGCAGGTCCACCGTCGACGTCGGCCCGGACCTCTTCGCGGGCAGTGCGACCAACGTCGCCGGTCCGTACGGTCTCGGTCCGCGGGTGCCGATGCTCGTCGTCTCGCCCTGGAGCAAGGGCGGTTACGTCTGCTCCGAGACCCTGGACCACACGTCGATCGTCCGGTTCATGGAGCGTCGCTTCGGTGTCGAGGAGCCGAACATCTCGCCCTGGCGGCGGGCCGTCTGCGGTGACCTGACCGGCGCGTTCGACTTCTCCCGCAAGGACAGCAGGCCGGCCGACCTCCCGGACACCGACGCGTACGAGCCGCCGGACAAGGACCGGCACCCGGACTACAGGCCGACACCGCCCGCCGACCCGAAGCTGCCCAGGCAGGAGCGCGGCCTGCGGCCCGCCCGCCCGCTGCGGTACGCGCCGTGGATCGACGGCTCGGCGGACCCGGAGGCCGGGAAGTTCACGCTGACCTTCGCCTCGGGCCGGAAGGCCGGCGCCTCCTTCCACGTGACCTCCGGGAACCGCACCGACGGCCCCTGGACATACACCACCGAGGCGGGCAAGAGCGTCGCGGACACCTGGAACTCCGCGTACTCGAACGGCTCGTACGACCTGACCGTGCACGGACCCAACGGTTTCGTACGCGTCTTCAAGGGGCCGGGGAAGGCCGCCGGACCCGAGGTCACCGCACGGCACGACGGGGACGACATCGAGCTGACCTTCACCAACAAGGGCTCGCGCACGGCCGGTCTCAAGCTCAGCAGTGGCTACGGCGGCAGGCCCCGGTCGTTCCGGGTACGGCCCGGCGCGACCGTCAGGCACACCGTGGACCTGCGGGCGAGCCGGCGGTGGTACGACCTCACCGTCGTGTCCGACGCGGACGGCTCGTTCCTGCGCCGCTTCGCGGGGCACGTCGAGAACGGCCGGGTGGGCGTCAGCGACCCGGCGATGGCCAGGACGTGA